AGATCTCGGCATTGCCGTAGTAGCCCTGCAACTGACGGTCGATGAACACGGGCACATGGGCTTCGATAGCACCAGGGCCATCACCTTCCGAAGGGATCAGGCGGGCCGTGGCTGCCATCACAAACGTCCATTCCTCGGGGTTGAGGTACTCAGGCTTGTACTTGTCCAGCTGAACAGGCACTTCCTTGGAGTTGGCATGAAACGTCACGGCAACACCGGTCAGCGCCACGCCGGCGCCAGCACCGGAGGCCATCAGAAACGATCTGCGACTGGGTGGGGAAGAGTTAGACATTGTTGATTCCTACATCGTGTAAACAGCGAGATCGACATGCCAGCCATTCACTGGGATGCGCTCGTTCAGGACTGGTGGCCCTGTGAAATGCGATGAGGCGTGCATGCAAAAAAGGGGCATAGCCCCCGTTAAAAGTGTGCATGCACACCCAGAAAAAGCCTCCGCGATGAAGCTTCTCCATACTTCAATAATAGTTACCCAAGCAATTAGCTGCTTCTTACTGCTAGCACAACTGCCTGCCGGTCGTGGTCTTTTATCTCAGCAAAAACATAGGGTTTACTATTAGATATAAGACATAAGACTCAGCCACACATCGCATGTGCGGACATAAAAAAATCCGCTGCAAACCTAAGCTTGCAGCGGATGTCGGGGCGGGCCTGTTGATCGTGAATCAGGGCAGCTGATTCAACGCATCCAGATAAGCAGGCTGACGCATCAAGTCGTCCCATGTCTGAGGTTCGGTATCGGGTAACAGCGATAGGCGGCGCGATTCGCTGTCTTCGTCGGGCAGCCAGCGGCCATCACGCAGCGCGCCATCCATGCCGTCCAGCAATTCATCCACATGCTCGCCAAAGCCAAGGCTCTGGTTGCACAGCAGCACCATATCGCAACCTGCATTCAGCGCGGCCAGCGCGGCATCGGTAAAGCTAATCAGCTCACCATTGATACGGCGCGCACCCTCCATGCTCAGGTCATCGCTGAAGATGGCACCGTCATAGCGCAGGCGGCTGCGCAGAATGTCTTTGAGCCATTTCTCGCTAAAGCCTGCGGGGCGCTTGTCCACCTTGGGGTAGATGACATGAGCAGGCATCACCGCAGTCAGCACGCTGCTCAGCCACGGGTATGGGGCCGCATCTTCATCGAGAATGGCGCTCAGGCCGCGTTTGTCGACAGGGATATCGACATGCGAATCGGCTTTCACAAAACCGTGGCCGGGGAAATGCTTGCCACAATTGCCCATGCCCGCCTGCAGCAGGCCGTGCATCAAGCTCTTGGCCAGGGCTGCCACCACGCGCGGGTCGCGGTGAAAGCTGCGGTCGCCGATGACCGAAGATTCGCCATAGTCCAGGTCCAGCACGGGCGTGAAGCTGAAGTCCACGCCGCAGGCGCGCAACTCCGTACCCAGCACATAACCCGCAGCCGTGGCGGCATTCATGGCGCGCATGGCGCCGCTGCCTTCGCGGTGTTTTTTGCCCTTGCCGTCATCCATCCACATCTCGCCAAAGGCGCGCATGGGCGGAATGTGGGTAAAGCCATCGGTACGAAAGCGCTGCACGCGACCGCCTTCGTGGTCCACGCTGATCAACAAGTCAGGCTTGACGGCCTTGATGTCAGCGCACAGCTGGACCAGCGCGCTGCGGTCTTCCCAGTTGCGCTTGAAGAGGATGATGCCGCCCACCAGCGGGTGGGCCAGACGGGCGCGGTCTACATCGGTGAGGGAGGTACCTGCAATATCGATGATGAGAGGGGCGTGCATGCTCATGAATACTTCTAACAAAGTGAACTTAAAGACTTCCCTGGTCAGAACCAGAGGCCACCAGCAAGGGCCGCCCCGCAGCAAAGGTGGCTGTCCCCTTGAGAGGACAGCCGCAAAGCGGCTCAGGGGGGAGACATTTTTTCGACCACGCAGAAACTGGCTGCGTAGTCACTTTCATCCGTGACCGACAGGTGCACGGTCAGATTGTTTTTTTCAAACCACTCTTTGAGTGCGCCATGCAGGCGAATGGCAGGCTGGCCGCTGGGCAGTTTGATGACCTCGCAATGCCGCCAGGTCATGGGCATGACCATGCCCATACCAATCGCCTTGCTAAACGCTTCTTTGGCCGAAAAGCGTGTGGCCATATAGCGAATGCCGCGCTCGGGCCAGCGCTCACTGCGGGCCTTCCAGGTCGCCAGCTCACCATCAGCCAGAATCTTTTTGGCAAAGCGCTCGCCATGCTTTTCCAGACTCTCGCGAATGCGGCGCACGTCGCAGATGTCCGTACCTATGCCGTAGATCATGCTTTACTCCTTATGAGCCAAAAATGGCTCAAGCGCTTATTCATCAAGCGCTGGCAGCTATGGTTTCAGGATTACTTGGCCGCCATACCCACGTCAATGCAGGCCTGATAGGCCTTTACGGTTTCGGCATAACCCAGCTCC
The sequence above is drawn from the Comamonas sp. 26 genome and encodes:
- the acpS gene encoding holo-ACP synthase, with translation MIYGIGTDICDVRRIRESLEKHGERFAKKILADGELATWKARSERWPERGIRYMATRFSAKEAFSKAIGMGMVMPMTWRHCEVIKLPSGQPAIRLHGALKEWFEKNNLTVHLSVTDESDYAASFCVVEKMSPP
- the nagZ gene encoding beta-N-acetylhexosaminidase, translated to MSMHAPLIIDIAGTSLTDVDRARLAHPLVGGIILFKRNWEDRSALVQLCADIKAVKPDLLISVDHEGGRVQRFRTDGFTHIPPMRAFGEMWMDDGKGKKHREGSGAMRAMNAATAAGYVLGTELRACGVDFSFTPVLDLDYGESSVIGDRSFHRDPRVVAALAKSLMHGLLQAGMGNCGKHFPGHGFVKADSHVDIPVDKRGLSAILDEDAAPYPWLSSVLTAVMPAHVIYPKVDKRPAGFSEKWLKDILRSRLRYDGAIFSDDLSMEGARRINGELISFTDAALAALNAGCDMVLLCNQSLGFGEHVDELLDGMDGALRDGRWLPDEDSESRRLSLLPDTEPQTWDDLMRQPAYLDALNQLP